A single window of Sphingobium sp. SCG-1 DNA harbors:
- a CDS encoding acyl-CoA dehydrogenase family protein, with protein MLDAANKALQHADTFLGKIASHLSAQLQRDRAAGNPDASQYALHGYAWMATYVEGLRQMVRWAEGLAAQANLGEMEELILRVVLAEYLTQLTDGVPMSQGEIARPATLGISGQDIVEFRENVEEVVRQGRDPTLRVRLAELAAKGFDSGNFGELGLDETQVMVLEAFRRFADDEVQPHCHAWHLEDRLIPIEVVNAMAEMGVFGLTIPEEYGGAGMSKIAMAIVSEELSRGYIGVGSLATRSEIAAELIRLGGTAEQKAHYLPLIARGEILPTAVFTEPNTGSDLGSLSTRAARSDGSYVITGAKTWITHASRSDLMMVLARTGAADQGYRTLSMFLAEKPRGTDEDPFPIDGLTGGEIKVLGYRGMKEYELSFDGFAVPETALLGGIEGEGFKQLMSTFESARVQTAARAVGVAQNAMELGLRYALERYQFGEPLISFPRVSAKIGWMVAETMMARQLTYFAAREKDSDRRCDVEAGMAKLLAARVAWSNADNALQIHGGNGYAEEYSISRVLCDARILNIFEGAAEIQAQVIARRLLAGGN; from the coding sequence ATGCTTGATGCTGCGAACAAAGCCCTGCAGCATGCGGACACCTTCCTCGGTAAGATCGCGAGCCACCTGAGCGCTCAGCTTCAGCGCGACCGCGCAGCCGGCAATCCCGACGCATCCCAATATGCGCTGCATGGTTATGCGTGGATGGCCACATATGTGGAGGGGTTGCGGCAGATGGTGCGCTGGGCCGAAGGCCTCGCGGCGCAGGCAAATCTGGGCGAGATGGAGGAACTCATTCTCCGGGTGGTGCTCGCGGAGTATCTTACCCAGTTGACCGATGGCGTGCCGATGAGCCAGGGTGAAATAGCGCGGCCCGCGACCCTCGGCATCAGTGGCCAGGACATCGTTGAATTCCGGGAAAACGTCGAAGAGGTTGTAAGGCAAGGTCGGGACCCTACACTGCGCGTACGCCTGGCCGAACTGGCCGCCAAGGGTTTCGATAGCGGCAATTTCGGTGAGTTGGGTCTCGATGAGACACAGGTCATGGTCCTTGAGGCCTTTCGGCGCTTCGCCGATGACGAAGTGCAACCTCACTGCCACGCCTGGCACCTCGAGGATCGGCTGATTCCCATCGAAGTCGTCAACGCGATGGCGGAAATGGGCGTCTTTGGCCTCACGATCCCCGAGGAATATGGTGGAGCCGGGATGAGCAAGATCGCCATGGCCATCGTGTCCGAGGAGCTCTCGCGCGGCTATATCGGGGTTGGTTCGCTCGCCACACGGTCGGAAATCGCCGCGGAACTCATTCGGCTGGGCGGTACGGCCGAACAGAAGGCGCATTATCTGCCCCTGATCGCTCGGGGGGAAATCCTGCCGACGGCCGTTTTCACCGAGCCCAATACCGGATCGGATCTAGGTTCGCTCTCGACGCGTGCCGCGCGATCGGATGGCAGCTACGTCATCACCGGCGCGAAAACATGGATCACGCATGCGAGCCGGTCAGACCTGATGATGGTGCTCGCGCGCACCGGCGCGGCGGACCAGGGTTACCGCACGCTGTCCATGTTCCTCGCTGAAAAGCCCAGGGGAACCGACGAAGATCCATTCCCTATCGATGGACTGACCGGCGGCGAGATCAAGGTTCTCGGCTATCGCGGAATGAAGGAATATGAGCTGTCGTTCGACGGCTTCGCCGTGCCTGAGACCGCGCTCCTTGGCGGGATCGAGGGCGAAGGGTTCAAGCAACTCATGTCGACGTTCGAGTCCGCCCGGGTTCAGACCGCCGCGCGTGCCGTCGGTGTCGCGCAAAATGCGATGGAGCTGGGATTGCGTTACGCGCTCGAACGATACCAGTTCGGCGAGCCGTTGATCAGCTTCCCCCGCGTTTCAGCAAAGATCGGCTGGATGGTTGCCGAGACGATGATGGCCCGGCAGCTCACCTATTTCGCGGCTCGTGAGAAGGACAGCGATCGCCGCTGTGACGTGGAAGCCGGGATGGCGAAGCTGTTAGCTGCACGCGTTGCCTGGTCCAACGCCGACAATGCGCTCCAGATCCATGGCGGAAACGGCTATGCGGAGGAATATTCGATCAGCCGGGTGCTATGCGATGCGCGCATCCTCAACATCTTCGAGGGGGCGGCCGAGATCCAGGCGCAGGTGATTGCGCGCCGGCTGCTCGCGGGCGGGAACTGA
- a CDS encoding TonB-dependent receptor, which produces MNKINRFRGISSLSALTIGLSLGTGASAQSAPAQAGAEATAPVDDIIVTANKRAVGQSVHDTAIAVTALGATQLREGNIQSISDLTVAIPNVNLNSQNTGPGVNNFSIRGMGIYSTIPSSTPTVGVFIDGVYVGANAGVALASTFDIDGIEVLRGPQGLLFGRNVTAGAILVTTGIPTDRLHINAQAGIESGPNMTFSTVVSGPITSNGVLSGKIALSYNDDKGYFHNLFNGNKHFGARTSTIARGALRLKPESNAFTSTVRFEVGSSEGDGVVTQNQADPTLHGTDVRQNEEGFNDTSYQNVTWDTRIPTSFGNGEIVNIFGWRHVDGDTLGDADSRPVTAAHLGIFIRQKQWSNELRYAGTFGPVSATIGGFYYGDKLNYVETRDLAAARLEGGGIQKSWTYALFSNFDIKLPANFTLNLGARYSKEHKSASTQALSAALPLRCNLNDYTCPTSNFSDDHSWNAFTPKIGLEWNPTSETHFYGYYTKGFRSGGYNLRQVTLTSPPGPYDQEVENSFEVGWKQKMFDNRLRFSVAAFQNKYKNLQRDLAILDPVLGNIQTTRNTADVTIRGVEFEGSFQVNSNLQLGGNFGYLHSRFDLIRIGFTNGGAVTPSQYDLKLPYLAPWSYGVWARYSTQTGIGQATGRVSFQHIDAAFSNDINVNILNPTNTLDANLSLGIADTNLTVAVYGKNLLNKTYFGLNNPLFAPNTFTPIYKARVLGAELRFNF; this is translated from the coding sequence GTGAATAAGATCAATCGGTTTCGAGGTATCTCGTCGCTTTCCGCTCTTACGATAGGGTTAAGCCTCGGTACGGGGGCCTCTGCGCAAAGCGCACCTGCCCAAGCCGGAGCGGAAGCCACAGCGCCAGTCGACGACATCATCGTGACCGCGAACAAGCGCGCTGTGGGGCAGAGCGTCCATGACACTGCGATCGCTGTGACGGCGCTCGGGGCGACGCAGCTGCGCGAGGGCAACATCCAGAGCATCTCGGATCTGACCGTTGCGATTCCGAACGTCAATCTTAACAGTCAGAACACCGGTCCGGGCGTCAACAATTTCTCCATTCGCGGCATGGGCATCTACAGCACGATCCCATCGTCGACGCCCACGGTGGGCGTCTTCATCGACGGCGTGTATGTTGGTGCGAACGCCGGCGTCGCGCTCGCCAGCACCTTCGACATCGACGGCATCGAGGTCCTGCGTGGTCCGCAAGGCCTTCTGTTCGGCCGCAACGTGACCGCCGGCGCCATTCTCGTCACGACCGGCATTCCGACTGACCGCCTTCACATCAATGCGCAAGCAGGCATCGAGTCCGGTCCTAATATGACCTTCTCCACCGTCGTGTCAGGCCCGATCACGTCGAACGGTGTGTTGAGCGGAAAGATCGCGTTGTCCTACAACGACGATAAGGGCTATTTCCATAACCTCTTCAACGGCAACAAGCACTTTGGTGCGCGGACGTCCACGATCGCTCGTGGCGCCTTGCGTCTCAAGCCCGAGAGCAACGCCTTTACAAGTACGGTCCGTTTTGAGGTCGGCAGCTCGGAGGGCGACGGTGTGGTCACCCAGAATCAGGCTGACCCCACGCTGCATGGTACCGATGTCCGCCAGAACGAAGAGGGCTTCAACGACACCAGCTACCAGAATGTCACATGGGATACCCGTATCCCGACGAGCTTCGGTAATGGCGAGATCGTGAACATCTTCGGCTGGCGCCATGTCGATGGCGACACGCTCGGTGATGCCGACTCCCGACCGGTGACCGCGGCCCACCTCGGCATCTTCATCCGACAGAAGCAATGGTCCAATGAGCTTCGCTATGCCGGTACGTTCGGTCCGGTCTCCGCAACGATCGGTGGTTTCTACTATGGCGACAAACTGAACTACGTCGAAACGCGCGATCTTGCGGCCGCCCGTCTTGAGGGCGGTGGCATACAGAAGTCTTGGACCTATGCGCTCTTCTCGAACTTCGACATCAAGCTGCCAGCGAATTTCACGCTCAATCTTGGGGCTCGCTATTCGAAGGAGCACAAAAGCGCGAGCACGCAGGCTCTCTCGGCGGCTCTTCCGCTGCGATGCAATCTGAATGATTATACCTGTCCGACATCCAATTTTTCGGACGATCACTCGTGGAATGCCTTCACGCCCAAGATTGGTCTCGAATGGAACCCGACGTCCGAAACACATTTCTATGGCTACTACACCAAGGGCTTCCGCAGCGGCGGCTATAATCTTCGCCAAGTTACGCTCACATCGCCTCCGGGACCGTATGACCAGGAAGTCGAGAACAGTTTCGAGGTCGGCTGGAAGCAGAAGATGTTCGATAACCGCCTCCGCTTCAGCGTCGCGGCATTCCAGAACAAGTATAAGAATCTCCAGCGCGATCTGGCTATCCTCGATCCCGTCCTGGGCAACATCCAGACGACCCGAAACACGGCTGACGTAACCATCCGTGGTGTCGAGTTCGAAGGAAGCTTCCAGGTCAACAGCAACCTCCAACTTGGCGGCAACTTCGGATATCTTCACAGCCGCTTCGATCTCATTCGTATCGGCTTTACGAATGGCGGCGCGGTCACTCCCTCTCAGTACGATCTGAAGCTGCCGTATCTGGCGCCTTGGTCCTACGGCGTCTGGGCTCGCTACAGCACCCAGACCGGCATCGGTCAGGCGACTGGGCGCGTGTCCTTCCAGCATATCGATGCGGCGTTCAGCAACGACATCAACGTCAACATATTGAACCCGACAAATACACTGGATGCAAACCTGAGCCTCGGAATTGCGGACACCAACCTGACAGTCGCTGTCTATGGCAAGAACCTGCTGAACAAGACCTATTTCGGCCTGAACAACCCTCTCTTCGCGCCCAATACCTTCACCCCCATTTACAAGGCGCGGGTGCTCGGAGCGGAACTGCGCTTCAACTTCTGA
- a CDS encoding SMP-30/gluconolactonase/LRE family protein codes for MKTATAIVSALLLLASQPVEAEPVAADGYKVSLLVPGSAFHTLNGITTTPDGRVFLASVSSDSIFSFDLKSGAVSTVVGPPLGHSDDVVVARDGTLYWTAIVDGIIRKRAPDGTISDVAKDIPGANSLALSRDETHLYVGQVFLGDGLWDVDLTGGAAPRHVLHDIGGLNAFTVDADGMIYGPLWERGEVVRIDPRTSQMKTLAKGLDRPGSVRIDGKGRLFALENGTAKVWNIDRGNGRKRMIAQLPSAPDNMTVAPSGHLLVSNMADNAVWDVDPESGRSVALISGQLAFPRAIAVVQGADGPLLYVTDTCSIRIVDARTGRVRDLVRRIVADLRLPSSINLADGQVITSSELLGAVQIIGQESGAVEKTITGFDKPSDVLKLANGDLLLAEPSRNRLILYKNGQQLPLAAKVDAPVSLAQGRDGSILVAEAKGRILRIALDTGLETEIAHGLGQLCDVIVSPDGTILALDVADRRLLELTPDGKAVRTIARDLPVGYLAEPYPRSGGIAVSEDGAIFIAADVENAIYRVDRQAAPSAQ; via the coding sequence ATGAAAACAGCGACAGCGATTGTATCGGCATTGCTATTGCTGGCTTCCCAACCGGTGGAAGCCGAGCCCGTGGCTGCAGACGGATATAAAGTCTCCCTGCTGGTCCCCGGTTCCGCCTTTCATACTCTGAACGGTATCACAACCACTCCTGATGGACGCGTATTCCTTGCCAGCGTGTCGAGCGACTCGATCTTTTCCTTCGATCTCAAAAGTGGAGCCGTAAGCACTGTTGTCGGCCCTCCGCTAGGGCACTCCGACGACGTAGTGGTGGCGCGGGACGGCACGCTGTACTGGACAGCGATCGTTGATGGTATCATCCGTAAGCGTGCTCCTGACGGCACCATCAGCGATGTCGCCAAAGACATTCCCGGTGCCAACTCGCTTGCGCTCAGTCGAGATGAAACCCATCTTTACGTGGGCCAGGTGTTCCTTGGCGACGGACTCTGGGATGTTGATCTGACCGGGGGAGCCGCACCCCGCCACGTGCTGCATGATATCGGCGGACTCAACGCTTTTACGGTCGATGCCGACGGGATGATCTATGGGCCGCTCTGGGAGCGGGGAGAGGTCGTCAGGATTGATCCGCGCACCAGCCAGATGAAGACGCTGGCCAAGGGCTTGGACCGGCCGGGCTCTGTGCGCATCGATGGCAAAGGACGCCTCTTCGCCCTGGAGAACGGGACGGCCAAGGTCTGGAACATCGATCGCGGCAATGGGCGCAAGCGCATGATCGCGCAGTTGCCCTCCGCGCCCGATAACATGACCGTCGCGCCTTCGGGCCATCTGCTCGTCAGCAATATGGCCGACAATGCCGTTTGGGATGTCGATCCGGAAAGCGGTCGATCCGTCGCCCTGATCAGCGGCCAGTTGGCATTTCCGCGCGCAATTGCCGTGGTGCAGGGCGCGGATGGGCCGTTGCTCTATGTGACCGACACCTGCTCGATCCGGATCGTCGATGCACGAACCGGACGGGTCCGGGACCTGGTCCGTCGGATCGTCGCCGACCTCCGGTTGCCGTCCTCCATCAACCTTGCAGACGGTCAGGTCATCACATCGAGCGAATTGCTGGGGGCGGTTCAGATCATCGGCCAGGAGTCAGGCGCCGTCGAGAAGACCATCACGGGCTTCGACAAGCCTTCCGATGTGCTCAAACTTGCCAATGGCGACCTTCTTCTCGCCGAGCCGAGCCGCAATCGCCTAATACTCTACAAAAACGGCCAGCAGCTACCGCTCGCCGCCAAAGTCGATGCGCCTGTCAGCCTGGCGCAAGGGCGTGATGGAAGCATTCTGGTCGCCGAGGCAAAAGGGCGCATCTTGCGCATCGCACTCGATACAGGCTTGGAAACCGAGATCGCCCATGGCCTTGGCCAGTTATGCGACGTGATAGTGTCGCCCGATGGCACCATCCTCGCGCTCGATGTTGCCGATCGCCGCCTTCTGGAATTAACCCCCGATGGCAAAGCCGTGCGGACAATCGCACGAGATCTACCGGTGGGATATCTTGCGGAGCCATACCCCCGGTCGGGCGGCATCGCTGTCAGTGAGGACGGTGCCATCTTCATTGCGGCGGATGTCGAAAACGCGATCTATCGCGTCGACCGCCAGGCGGCGCCGTCGGCGCAATAG
- a CDS encoding zinc-binding alcohol dehydrogenase family protein has product MKAIVQRETGASSVLKLAEIDRPEVRPRDVLIRVVACGVCYHDVVVRQGVYRKRVHMPLVPGHEVSGIIIETGTAVRHLKVGDRVCTVQRRSVCGECRHCRSNRETLCEFQEFMGDAHHNGGYAEFVAVAEDCTVRVPDGIPLEQASIVACAIGTQLNAIRDVAKVRLGETVLITGAGGTQGGHGVQVARACGAHVLALASSQAKADAILAIGASGVIVVKHGEDFSKQVREATDGRGVDVVIDNVGAETFHSVRRSLAQGGRWALVGAISGMKVPFNPAELFINGIDMLSAVSCSRSQLEDALKLVSLGMVSPIIASELPLEDAAVAHERLEHGESGGKLLLRIEEATQL; this is encoded by the coding sequence ATGAAGGCGATCGTTCAAAGGGAAACCGGAGCAAGCAGTGTCCTGAAGCTTGCTGAGATTGACAGGCCGGAAGTTCGGCCGAGGGACGTACTCATCCGCGTGGTGGCCTGCGGCGTCTGCTATCACGACGTTGTCGTCCGCCAGGGCGTCTATCGCAAGCGCGTTCATATGCCGCTCGTTCCGGGCCATGAAGTCTCGGGGATCATTATAGAGACGGGGACAGCTGTCCGTCACCTTAAAGTTGGCGACCGTGTATGCACGGTTCAGCGCCGGTCGGTATGCGGCGAATGCCGCCACTGTCGCTCGAACCGCGAGACTCTCTGCGAATTTCAGGAGTTCATGGGCGACGCTCATCATAACGGGGGCTACGCCGAATTTGTCGCCGTCGCCGAAGATTGCACGGTTCGCGTTCCGGACGGCATCCCGCTTGAACAGGCATCTATCGTCGCTTGCGCGATCGGGACCCAGCTCAACGCCATTCGGGACGTGGCGAAGGTACGGCTCGGAGAGACAGTGCTGATCACTGGTGCTGGCGGTACCCAGGGTGGGCATGGCGTTCAGGTCGCGCGCGCGTGCGGCGCACATGTTCTGGCGTTGGCCTCGTCTCAGGCGAAAGCAGACGCAATCCTGGCTATCGGCGCGAGTGGCGTGATCGTCGTGAAGCATGGCGAAGATTTCTCGAAGCAGGTTCGCGAGGCGACGGATGGGCGTGGCGTGGACGTCGTTATCGACAATGTAGGTGCCGAGACCTTTCATTCGGTCCGGCGTTCGCTCGCGCAGGGGGGGCGGTGGGCATTGGTCGGAGCAATCTCGGGCATGAAGGTACCCTTCAATCCGGCCGAGCTATTCATTAATGGCATCGACATGCTCAGTGCCGTCAGCTGTTCCCGGTCACAGCTGGAAGATGCTCTCAAGCTGGTGAGCCTGGGCATGGTCTCCCCGATTATTGCGTCGGAGTTGCCGCTTGAGGATGCCGCCGTTGCTCATGAGCGGTTGGAACATGGTGAGTCGGGAGGGAAGTTGCTGCTTCGAATTGAGGAGGCAACTCAGCTGTAA